The Castor canadensis chromosome 8, mCasCan1.hap1v2, whole genome shotgun sequence genome contains a region encoding:
- the Krt77 gene encoding keratin, type II cytoskeletal 1b isoform X2, which produces MEVKSMQDVVEDYKNKYEEEINKRTSSENDFVVLKKDADAAYMGKAALQSNLDILFAEVNFLKYLFETELSQMQTNISDTNVILSMDNNRFLDLDSIIDAVRVEYELIAQRSKDEAEALYQTKYQELQITAGRHGDDLKNTKMEISELNRTIQRLQAEISNVKKQIEQMHSAISDAEERGEQALQDAKQKLQDMDEALQQSKEDLARLLRDYQAMLGAKLSLDVEIATYRKLLECEESRMSGELQDHVSISVHSSQVTVSGGGGGGGGGGSGGYGGSSRGGGGGGGSYGGGGSRGGSGGGYGSGGGSYGASNKSSGRSGGSSRVQIIQTSTNTSRRRMVE; this is translated from the exons GTATGAGGAAGAAATTAACAAGAGGACCAGCTCTGAAAATGACTTTGTGGTTCTGAAGAAG GACGCAGATGCCGCTTACATGGGCAAAGCCGCCCTGCAGTCCAACTTGGACATTCTGTTTGCGGAGGTCAATTTCCTGAAATACCTGTTTGAAACG GAGCTGTCCCAGATGCAGACCAACATCAGTGACACCAATGTCATCCTGTCCATGGACAATAACCGCTTCCTGGACCTGGACAGCATCATCGATGCAGTGAGGGTGGAGTATGAGCTGATCGCGCAGAGGAGCAAGGATGAGGCTGAGGCTCTGTACCAGACCAAG TACCAGGAGCTCCAGATCACAGCAGGGAGACATGGAGATGACCTGAAGAACACCAAGATGGAGATTTCTGAGCTCAACCGCACCATCCAGAGGctgcaggcagagatcagcaatGTCAAGAAGCAG ATCGAACAGATGCATTCAGCTATTTCGGAtgcagaggagagaggagagcagGCCCTCCAGGATGCGAAGCAGAAGCTTCAGGACATGGATGAGGCCCTGCAGCAGTCCAAGGAGGACCTGGCCCGGCTCTTGAGAGACTACCAGGCAATGCTGGGGGCCAAGCTGTCCCTGGATGTGGAGATTGCCACCTATCGCAAGCTGCTGGAATGTGAGGAGAGCAG GATGTCTGGAGAGCTGCAGGACCACGTAAGCATCT CGGTGCACAGCAGCCAGGTGACCGTCAGTGGGggaggcggtggcggcggcggcggcggctctgGAGGTTACGGCGGCAGCTCCcgcggaggcggcggcggcgggggaaGTTACGGAGGAGGAGGCTCCCGAGGGGGCAGCGGAGGTGGCTATGGCAGCGGCGGCGGGAGCTACGGAGCGAGCAACAAGAGCAGCGGCAGGAGCGGCGGCTCCTCGCGCGTGCAGATCATCCAGACCTCCACCAACACCTCCCGCAGGCGCATGGTGGAGTAG